AGCATGTCCTCAAACATCTGGAGCCCTTCATTCTGATACTCCCGGAGCGGGTTGATCTGCCCATAGGACCGGAGGTGTATGCCTGTCCTGAGCTGGTCCATGCTGTCGATGTGCTCGACCCACTTCTGGTCGATCGTCCGCAGCATCATCATGCGCTCGAACAGCCTCATCTTGTCGGCACCCAGCCGCTCTTCCTTCTCAGCGAGTTCATGCTCAATCTTTTCGAGGATGAGTGGAACGATCTCTTCACTTTCCTTGCCTCTGACATCCCCAACTTCAATTGATTCTTCAGTCAGGTACATGTCTTCCACCGTCTTGATGAACTGCTCGTAGTCCCTCAGTTCCTCATCTTCAAGTATATAATAGTTCGTCGTACGTTCTACAGAAGATTCGATCATCCCCATGAGCTGCTCGCGTACATCTTCCTTGTCGATGATCTCATTTCTTTCTTCGTAGATGATCTCCCTCTGCCGCCTCAATACATCATCATATTCAAGCAGTTTCTTCCGGGAGTCGAAGTTGTTCCCTTCGACGCGTTTCTGTGCAGACTCGACTGCCCTGGCGATCATTTTGGAGGTCAGTTCCTCCTCTGCCATGCCCAGACGCTGCATCGTGCTCTGCATACGTTCGGAACCGAACCGTCTCATCAGGTCATCTTCAAGTGATAGGTAGAATGTACTGATACCGACATCACCTTGACGTCCGGCACGCCCACGGAGCTGGTCGTCTATACGCCGGGACTCGTGACGTTCAGTACCGATGACGGCGAGCCCGCCGACTTCTTTGACGCCTTCACCGAGTTTGATGTCCGTCCCACGTCCGGCCATGTTGGTCGCGATCGTCACAGCGCCTTTCTTGCCGGCGTTTGCAATGATTTCCGCTTCCCTTTCGTGGTTCTTCGCATTGAGCACATTATGCCGGATGCCTTTCTTGCGCAGCATTTCCGAGATGTACTCGCTTGTCTCGACGGCGACTGTACCGATGAGCACCGGCTGGCCCTGGCGGTACCTTTCCACCACTTCATCGATGACATGCTTGAACTTGTATTCCTTCGTCGAATAGATCTTATCTGTACGATCGGTTCTGGCGATCGGTTTGTTCGTTGGGATCATGGTGACCTTCATATTGTATATGTTGAGGAATTCTTCCTCTTCCGTTTTCGCTGTACCCGTCATACCCGACAGCTTATTGAACTGCCTGAAGAAGTTCTGGAAAGTGATGGAGGCCATCGTCTTGGACTCGTTCTGGATGTCCATACCTTCCTTGGCTTCGATCGCCTGGTGCAGACCATCCGAGAAGCGGCGCCCCTTCATCTTACGGCCGGTGAACTGGTCGACGATGACGATCTTTTCGTCTTCCACGACGTAGTCGATGTCACGCTGCATGGAGAAATGCGCCTTCAGCGCCTGATTGATGTGGTGCAGGAGGTTCACGTGCTTCACATCATAGAGGTTTTCCACCTTGAACCATTTCTCCGCCTTCTCCATCCCTTCGTCGTTGAGCTGGATGTTCTTCGTCTTGACGTCATACGTGAAATCCTCATCTTCCTTGAGCATTTTGACGAAGGCATTCGCCTGGATGTACTGTGTATTGGACTGGTCCGCCTTGCCTGAAATGATGAGCGGTGTACGCGCTTCGTCTATGAGGATCGAGTCGACCTCATCGATGATGGCATAGTTCAGGCCTCTGAGCACCCGGTCCCTCCTGTAGGTGACCATGTTGTCCCTCAAGTAGTCGAAACCGAGCTCGTTGTTCGTCGTATAGGTTATGTCCGCAGCAAATGCCTCACGCTTCTCCTCGCTGTTCTTTGCATTGAGGTTCAGTCCTACGCTGAGGCCGAGGAAATTATACAGTACCGACATTTCCTCCATCTGCGTGGCAGAAAGGTATTCGTTGACCGTGATGACATGGACGCCCTTTCCGGTCAGGGCATTCAGATAGACCGGCATCGTCGCAGTGAGGGTCTTACCTTCACCCGTCTTCATCTCGGCGATGTCCCCTTTGTGGAGGGTCACCCCGCCCATGATCTGAACAGGATAGGGTTCCAGCCCCAACGTGCGCTTTGAGGCTTCCCGCACCGTCGCAAAGGCTTCAGGGAGGATGTCATCCAACATCTTCTCCTGCTGCTTCTCATCTTTGGCTTCGCCAAGCTTTTCCTTGAATTCATCGGTCTTCACCCTGAGCTGCTCATCGCTCAACTTGGCGAAATCCTCTTTATATTCCTCTACTTTATCAGCAACTTTACGGAGTGATTTCAGCTCCCGTTTATTGCCGTCGTAGATCTTATCCAAAATACCCATGGATTTCTCTCCCCCGCTCTATCTCACTGTTAATTCATTTCATAATAATATCATTAAATGGGGTAAAAATAAAATGAACACAATCAGAAGGAGTCCCTGATTGCATGCAATCAGGGACTCCTTGTAATTATGGATGGAACGCGTCATCAGACGCCTTCATTCGTTTCGATCAGGCCATACTTGCCGTCGTTGCGTCTGTAGACGATGCTTGTACCTTCCGTTTCCCTATCATTGAAGATGAAGAAGTCATGACCAAGCATATTCATCTGCAGTACCGCCTCTTCAGAGTCCATCGGCTTCAGCTGGAATTGCTTGGAGCGCACGATATCGATGCCTTCATCGCTCTCCTCTTCCTCTGTACCATTCGCGCCCGCTTCCAGTGCTGCAAAGAATTCCTGTTCCGGATTCTTTTCCCTGAATTTGCGGTTGATCTTCGTCTTATGCTTTCTGATCTGCCTTTCCAGCTTATCTATTATAAGGTCGACAGCTGCATATAGATCATCATGTCTTTCCTCTGCGCGTAGTGTCAGGTCTTTCATAGGGATGGTGATTTCAACTTTGCCCTTCTTGTTGCCGTATGTCTTGATGTTGACATGGGCGTGTGTATTTGGAGCATTTGTGAAGTAACGTTCCAGCTTGCCCACTTTCTCCTCTATGTGGCTTCTGATTGCATCTGTCACTTCGATATTTTCTCCACGAATTTCACATCTGATCATGGTGAAACCCCTCCTTAAGTACGTTATTCTTCCTACTTTCATTATACCAAACTGTTCAGGCTTTTGAAAACGTTAACACATCGATGATGCCGGGGAAAAAGGTGTATAGTTTCTCCATTGCCTGATGCACCGTCATCCCTGTCGTGTAGATGTCATCGACCAGAAGGATACGCTTGCCTTCAAGATCTTCACGGCGGCAGTTCAGAAGGAATGGATTATCCCTACGGGCCCTCTCTGCCTTTCCAAGTCCGGACTGGCGGCTCCTGGTTTTCGTTTCGAGAAAAGGGCTGTAAGCCACTCCTTTTGCCTCCAGCACCATGGTCGTCTGGTCATAGCCGCGCTCTTCCATCCTGGCCTTCGAGATGGGTATTGGTATGATTACATCATATTCCCTGAAACGGCTGTCGAGAAACATCGCAACCACTTCGGCGAGTGCACAATCACCTGTGAACTTATAGCGGTGGAAAAGCATTTTTACTGCCCCGTGATAATCGAGCAGACAGGTGATGCTCTCAGGTGGACGGAAGCGGCTGGACAGGAAGCGGCAGTCCAGGCACACCGTTTCATCGGTCTGCATCAGCCTGTGGCAGAATCCGCAGCGCTTCCCGGCGCGCCATCGGGAGAGTGCATCGCGGCATCCATCACACAGGGGAGCCCTTTTCTTGAACAGATTGACGATATCCACTTCTTCCTGCATTGCTTCATGACAGTAGTAGCAGATCATCCTTCCACCCTCCTGCGGTTGAAGTCGTGGATGGTGCTCAGGGTCTTCCTGATGCTGGCACTCTGATGGTGGGCGATGAACCAGATGCGGCCGACTGGATCCGTCGTCTTCCTCCCTACACGGCCGCACATCTGTATGAGGCTTTCCGAATTGAACCTTTCCGCATGGATGATTATGGCATCGAGCCGGTCGAATGTGACACCCCGCTCAAGAATCGTCGTCGTCAGCATCACTTCAATCTCCCCTTTCCGCATCCGCTCCACTTTCCCGCTCCGTTCGGGGTCACCGCTGTGCACCGAGGCGGAGGCTGGAAAATAGGCGCTGATCAGGTCGAAGAGCGTTTCCATCATGTGGATTTCCGGCAGGAATATGAGCACCCGCCTTTCTTCTGCAAGTATGGCATCGATCAGCATCATCAATTTTTGGGGAAGACGCCCATGGCCAAGGTCCCGGGAGACATTATGCCAGACCAGCTTCGGCACTGCCAGATCATGTCCGTGGTACCTTCTCGGCAGTGTAATGACATTATCCCTGCCCACCTCCCGGATCAGCTGCCGGGAAGGCGTGGCCGTCATGAATATGAAGGAGGCACGGGGTGACGCTGCACGACGGACCACCTGCATGAGCAGCGGATCCTGCGGCAGCGGGAAGGCATCCGTTTCATCGACGATGATCAGATCGAAGTGTCCGATGAAATTGTACAGTTGATGGATGGTGCATACGGTGAAGTGATGGTTGTACACTTGCTTGACCCCGTCATGCATGAGGTCGATGTCACTTCCCTTGAATGCCACACAGAGGCGCATATGCACTTCCTTCACCACATCTATCCTCGGGGAGGTGAAGGCCACATTCAGCCCGTTCATCCGTGCCCATTCGATACTTTCAAAGGTCATCTCCGTCTTGCCGGCCCCAGTCACTGCATGGACCAGCAGGGAGCCGCCCGTCTTCACCGTTTCAAGGATCCTTTCCGAAGCACGGGTCTGTTGGCTGCTGAGGGTGAAGGAGAGTCCATATGGACTCTCTTCCGCCACCCTTTCAGTGTCCCGGCATCTAAGCGGGGTGACGCTGTCCGAGCGGCCCAGATTGACGCATTTCATGCAGTAGATGACCACCGACCCATGAAAATCCGCATAGTAAGTGTAGAAATAACGCCTATCCCTGTTTCCGCAACGGTGGCATAGCGGCGGTTCGGCCTCCACACCTGCAGGTTTGTAGGTGATGTTGCCTGTATGGTCGAGTATCATCAATCGGCTCCTTTATTTTGGAATGAAAAAGGACGCAGCAAAGAATGCTGCGTCCCTGATCTATAGTTCAGTAGTCTGTATCGATTTCATAGGTCGTATAACCGAGCCCGAGCGCACCCTCACCAAGATGCGTTGCAATCACCGGCCCAAAGTAGCTCAACCTGAATGTTATATCCGGATAGTCGGCCTGCAGACTTTCCATCCATTTTCTACCCTCTTCTTCTGCATTGCTGTGGATGACGACCGCTGTTACCGGTTTGCCCTTATGGCGCTCCATCTCCTTGGCGAACACTTCCTCCACACGGGTCAATGCCTTCTTCTTCGTCCGTATCTTTTCGAAGGGTACGATCCTGCCCTCTTCGAATGCAAGTATTGGCTTGACTTTAAGCAGACTGCCGACCAGCGCCTGTGCATTCGTCAGCCGTCCGCCCTTCTGAAGGTTCGAGAGGGTGTCGACGACGAAATACGCATTCGTATGCTTCTGGCGCTTCATTTCCTCCAGCCGCTCCAGCAGCGTGTCCAGGGGAAGACTGCTTTTGTTCTGCGCAGCATAGAGTGCCATGAATCCCTGGACGTAGCAGGCGACCTCAGAATCGACTGCATGGACTTCGATTCCTTCAACACTCTGGCCCGCAGCCATCGCATTCTGGTAAGTGCCGCTGAGTGCACCTGAAAGATGGACGCTGATAACATCCGTGAAGCCTTCGCTCCTCAAAGATTCCAGGAGGAGGATATAGTCACCGATTGATGGCTGGCTCGTTGTCGGCAGTTCATCCATCTGACGCATCTGTTCGAAGAATTCTTCGTTGGTGATGTCTTCATCCTCCCTGTACACCTGGTCACCCATGAGGACATTGAGCGGGATGGTACGGATATCGTATTCTTCTTTCAGCCCTTTGGGCAGGTAGGATGTTGAATCCACTACTACCGCTATCTTCATTCTCGTTCCTCCAATTTGCATTCACACTTCTATTTTCCATTCACACTTGATATACAGTTTACTACATTCCTAAGGAATCCGTCCATGTGTTACTATGTTCTAGAGGTGAACATATTATGGAACAGCAGTACATGAACAGGGTGGACACGACCACCGAAACAACCATCAACAAGTCACGCTTCATCGCTTACATCCAGCGTACCGACTCGGAGGAAGCGGCAAAATCCTTCATAAATTCAATCAAATCACGGCATAAGGATGCCAACCATAACTGCAGTGCATACATCCTCACACAAAGCGCCCTCATACAGAAGGCTGATGACGATGGAGAGCCCTCCGGCACTGCCGGTGTCCCCATACTCGAAGTGCTCAAACGGGAAGGACTCTATAATGTGACCGTTGTGGTCACCCGGTATTTCGGCGGCATCAAGCTTGGGGCCGGCGGATTGATACGCGCATACTCTGGAGCCGCTTCCGATGCTGTGAATGCAGCAGGCAAGGTAGTGGAGATCGACATGATCCCGTACAGGATTACGATGGACTATACGTATACGAACCGCTTCGAACATGAGCTCGAAGCATCCGGCATCGCCATCAGCGACACGGTCTACACGGACAAGGTCACCTATCTCGTACATGTGGAGGAGGATGCCCGGGGGGCATTCCTCGACCGGGTACAGGAAATCACCAAGGACACCGCCACCCTGGAAGAAATGGAGATGATCCAGGCTGAAAGCCCCGTGGAATGATCAGGGGGACATGCGGTGGAAAATCCTTCTGGCAAAGTCCAGGACGGGTTTTTTATCGCTGTCGATGAGGTTGGTCGCCTCAACGATGATCTCCGTCGTAAGGATGAGCAGAAGAAAGATGATGACCGACCCCGGGATGGTGGACAGGTAGAGGATGATGCTTGCCCCTGAGTACAGAAGGGCGATGAAATAGATCAGCACCACGCTCTCTGCATGTGTATATCCCATATTCTGCAGCCTGTGGTGGAGATGGCTGCGGTCCGCCTTCACGAGCGAGACATTGCTGCGGTAGCGCCGCAATGCGGCAAAGAACATGTCTATGAAAGGCACCGCAAGAATGATGATCGGGAAGAACAGTGAAATCAGTGTAATGTTCTTGAACCCCATGAGCGACACGACGCTGATGATGAAGCCGAGCAGCATCGCTCCATTGTCTCCAAGGAATATCTTGGCCGGGTGGAAGTTGTATACAAGAAAGCCCAGGCACGCGCCGATGAGAATGACGCATATCATCATGACGAATATATTGCCCTGGAGGATGGTGATGAAGCCGATGCTGCTCAACGCAATGATGGAGACCCCTGTGGCAAGTCCATCCAGGCCGTCGACCAAGTTGATGGCATTGATGATTCCCACCATCCAGAGTATAGTAATCGGAATCGCCAGTACGCCGAATTCGATTTCAACGCCGAACGGTGTGATGCGGTCGATGAGGATGCCATATGAGACCGGGACCAGGCTCGCCGCTATCTGCCCGATGAGCTTGAGTCCCGGTTTCAGATCATACTTGTCATCTATTATCCCCACAATGACGATGACGATCCCCCCGAGGATGATCGCTTTGTATTCCGCCTCGATGGGACGGGAGATGAGCACACCGATCGCAAAGGAGATCAGAATGGCCACACCTCCGAGGTATGGTATAGGTTTTAAATGGACTTTTCTGCTGTTTGGGTAGTCTACAAAGCCGAACTTGCGGCTCCCCCAAATGAAAATCGGCATCAGAATCAATGAAATCAAGAATGACACCGTCAATAGAAATAGAGTATACATATCATCACCGTCTTAAATATTTCCAATTCACTATATCACATTCCACTTTAATTATGGAACGCGCATCCATTTTTGCACATTTATATTTTTCATTGGTCTGTGTTTCGTTGTATAATTATGTCACTAAGACAAAGGAGAATTCTATGAAAAGAACAGAAAGAAGAAGGATGCATCCTGCATTAAAGATACTGCTCGCTGTGGTCCTCATATCAGTCCTTGTTTTCGCAGGACTCATCGCGTATGTGTACTTCCAGCTTAAAGGCACTACCGGTCAGGTGTTTGACGACGATTTTTCCAACGCCACTTCGGAGCTCAGGGAAACGGATGTCAGCTTCCGGAACGGAGACCCGATCTCGGTCGTACTGTTCGGCACGGACGACGACCAGGAACGCAATGAAAGCGGAATGGGGCAGCGCTCCGATACGATAATGGTCGTGACCCTGAACCCCAATACCGACGAGGGAAGAATCGTCAGCATCCCCCGGGATACACGTGCTGAAATAGCAG
The sequence above is drawn from the Salinicoccus roseus genome and encodes:
- the secA gene encoding preprotein translocase subunit SecA translates to MGILDKIYDGNKRELKSLRKVADKVEEYKEDFAKLSDEQLRVKTDEFKEKLGEAKDEKQQEKMLDDILPEAFATVREASKRTLGLEPYPVQIMGGVTLHKGDIAEMKTGEGKTLTATMPVYLNALTGKGVHVITVNEYLSATQMEEMSVLYNFLGLSVGLNLNAKNSEEKREAFAADITYTTNNELGFDYLRDNMVTYRRDRVLRGLNYAIIDEVDSILIDEARTPLIISGKADQSNTQYIQANAFVKMLKEDEDFTYDVKTKNIQLNDEGMEKAEKWFKVENLYDVKHVNLLHHINQALKAHFSMQRDIDYVVEDEKIVIVDQFTGRKMKGRRFSDGLHQAIEAKEGMDIQNESKTMASITFQNFFRQFNKLSGMTGTAKTEEEEFLNIYNMKVTMIPTNKPIARTDRTDKIYSTKEYKFKHVIDEVVERYRQGQPVLIGTVAVETSEYISEMLRKKGIRHNVLNAKNHEREAEIIANAGKKGAVTIATNMAGRGTDIKLGEGVKEVGGLAVIGTERHESRRIDDQLRGRAGRQGDVGISTFYLSLEDDLMRRFGSERMQSTMQRLGMAEEELTSKMIARAVESAQKRVEGNNFDSRKKLLEYDDVLRRQREIIYEERNEIIDKEDVREQLMGMIESSVERTTNYYILEDEELRDYEQFIKTVEDMYLTEESIEVGDVRGKESEEIVPLILEKIEHELAEKEERLGADKMRLFERMMMLRTIDQKWVEHIDSMDQLRTGIHLRSYGQINPLREYQNEGLQMFEDMLVSIEDDTAKYVMKTEVKSDEEIRREQVIDKGEMHAGDSKEKVKKEPAKKEMKVGRNDPCPCGSGKKYKNCHGK
- the hpf gene encoding ribosome hibernation-promoting factor, HPF/YfiA family, producing the protein MIRCEIRGENIEVTDAIRSHIEEKVGKLERYFTNAPNTHAHVNIKTYGNKKGKVEITIPMKDLTLRAEERHDDLYAAVDLIIDKLERQIRKHKTKINRKFREKNPEQEFFAALEAGANGTEEEESDEGIDIVRSKQFQLKPMDSEEAVLQMNMLGHDFFIFNDRETEGTSIVYRRNDGKYGLIETNEGV
- a CDS encoding ComF family protein, with product MICYYCHEAMQEEVDIVNLFKKRAPLCDGCRDALSRWRAGKRCGFCHRLMQTDETVCLDCRFLSSRFRPPESITCLLDYHGAVKMLFHRYKFTGDCALAEVVAMFLDSRFREYDVIIPIPISKARMEERGYDQTTMVLEAKGVAYSPFLETKTRSRQSGLGKAERARRDNPFLLNCRREDLEGKRILLVDDIYTTGMTVHQAMEKLYTFFPGIIDVLTFSKA
- a CDS encoding helicase-related protein is translated as MILDHTGNITYKPAGVEAEPPLCHRCGNRDRRYFYTYYADFHGSVVIYCMKCVNLGRSDSVTPLRCRDTERVAEESPYGLSFTLSSQQTRASERILETVKTGGSLLVHAVTGAGKTEMTFESIEWARMNGLNVAFTSPRIDVVKEVHMRLCVAFKGSDIDLMHDGVKQVYNHHFTVCTIHQLYNFIGHFDLIIVDETDAFPLPQDPLLMQVVRRAASPRASFIFMTATPSRQLIREVGRDNVITLPRRYHGHDLAVPKLVWHNVSRDLGHGRLPQKLMMLIDAILAEERRVLIFLPEIHMMETLFDLISAYFPASASVHSGDPERSGKVERMRKGEIEVMLTTTILERGVTFDRLDAIIIHAERFNSESLIQMCGRVGRKTTDPVGRIWFIAHHQSASIRKTLSTIHDFNRRRVEG
- a CDS encoding DegV family protein, encoding MKIAVVVDSTSYLPKGLKEEYDIRTIPLNVLMGDQVYREDEDITNEEFFEQMRQMDELPTTSQPSIGDYILLLESLRSEGFTDVISVHLSGALSGTYQNAMAAGQSVEGIEVHAVDSEVACYVQGFMALYAAQNKSSLPLDTLLERLEEMKRQKHTNAYFVVDTLSNLQKGGRLTNAQALVGSLLKVKPILAFEEGRIVPFEKIRTKKKALTRVEEVFAKEMERHKGKPVTAVVIHSNAEEEGRKWMESLQADYPDITFRLSYFGPVIATHLGEGALGLGYTTYEIDTDY
- a CDS encoding YigZ family protein, producing MEQQYMNRVDTTTETTINKSRFIAYIQRTDSEEAAKSFINSIKSRHKDANHNCSAYILTQSALIQKADDDGEPSGTAGVPILEVLKREGLYNVTVVVTRYFGGIKLGAGGLIRAYSGAASDAVNAAGKVVEIDMIPYRITMDYTYTNRFEHELEASGIAISDTVYTDKVTYLVHVEEDARGAFLDRVQEITKDTATLEEMEMIQAESPVE
- a CDS encoding glycosyltransferase family 4 protein, yielding MYTLFLLTVSFLISLILMPIFIWGSRKFGFVDYPNSRKVHLKPIPYLGGVAILISFAIGVLISRPIEAEYKAIILGGIVIVIVGIIDDKYDLKPGLKLIGQIAASLVPVSYGILIDRITPFGVEIEFGVLAIPITILWMVGIINAINLVDGLDGLATGVSIIALSSIGFITILQGNIFVMMICVILIGACLGFLVYNFHPAKIFLGDNGAMLLGFIISVVSLMGFKNITLISLFFPIIILAVPFIDMFFAALRRYRSNVSLVKADRSHLHHRLQNMGYTHAESVVLIYFIALLYSGASIILYLSTIPGSVIIFLLLILTTEIIVEATNLIDSDKKPVLDFARRIFHRMSP